Proteins from a single region of Hordeum vulgare subsp. vulgare chromosome 6H, MorexV3_pseudomolecules_assembly, whole genome shotgun sequence:
- the LOC123401523 gene encoding uncharacterized protein LOC123401523 translates to MLGPSSLGCPCTRDPNSSDRLRIYRQGRHHHRHQPRALRLPRPLASAARVRGVGVPGIHVEHVDISALPLLNTDLETSCPSSRPTSRRPARRRGHPRPHLRRRLLPLWLATPEQNYSIASNCCPPAPPHSLISTLFSCQVLSDCSSHVSISQIGTLLLLHQLKYRVSISGEYILATKQGEPLL, encoded by the coding sequence ATGCTTGGGCCATCATCGTTGGGATGCCCCTGCACGCGCGACCCTAACTCCTCCGACCGACTCCGAATCTACCGACAAGGTCGTCATCACCACCGTCACCAACCTCGAGCCCTGCGGCTTCCTCGCCCCCTCGCCAGCGCGGCCCGTGTGCGAGGAGTCGGGGTCCCGGGGATTCACGTGGAGCACGTGGACATCTCCGCCCTGCCGCTGCTCAACACCGACCTCGAGACGTCTTGCCCGTCGTCGAGGCCGACCTCGAGACGTCCTGCCCGCCGTCGAGGCCATCCGCGACCGCACCTGCGCCGCCGACTGCTTCCTCTTTGGCTCGCCACGCCAGAGCAAAACTACTCCATCGCAAGTAATTGTTGCCCGCCCGCTCCTCCCCACTCCTTAATTTCAACCTTGTTTTCCTGCCAGGTACTCTCGGATTGCTCAAGCCATGTAAGTATCTCCCAAATtggcactttgttgctgctgcaccAACTGAAATACAGAGTTAGTATTAGTGGTGAGTATATTTTGGCCACAAAGCAGGGGGAACCCCTTTTGTAA